A genomic window from Streptococcus sanguinis includes:
- a CDS encoding gamma-glutamyl-gamma-aminobutyrate hydrolase family protein, whose product MSKPIIGITGNEREIPDDHFIHMSYTATGFVEGVKEVGGIPMILPIGDEEMAKQYVSIVDKLIITGGQNVCPQFYGEEKVIDSDDYLLKRDIFELALIKEARRQNKPIFTVCRGTQLYNVALGGTLHQDIEDHWQDSSAEYTTQSMVTKNGSILHEIYGPASEINSFHHQSIKDLAAGLEVIAYDPRDKIIEAITSTDGSPFLGVQWHPEFLFGSREGDLALFDYVVNIL is encoded by the coding sequence ATGAGTAAACCAATTATTGGAATAACTGGAAATGAAAGAGAAATCCCAGATGATCACTTCATCCATATGAGCTATACGGCGACTGGATTCGTTGAGGGAGTCAAAGAAGTTGGCGGAATTCCAATGATTTTGCCAATCGGTGATGAAGAAATGGCAAAACAATATGTTTCCATTGTTGACAAATTAATCATCACAGGCGGCCAGAATGTATGCCCCCAGTTCTATGGAGAAGAAAAAGTCATTGACAGCGATGATTATCTACTCAAACGGGACATTTTTGAACTTGCTTTAATCAAGGAAGCTCGCCGTCAAAACAAACCAATCTTCACCGTCTGCCGCGGAACACAACTTTATAATGTCGCCCTAGGCGGAACTCTTCATCAAGACATTGAAGATCATTGGCAAGATAGCTCTGCTGAGTATACAACTCAAAGTATGGTGACCAAAAATGGCTCTATTCTGCACGAAATCTATGGCCCTGCATCTGAAATCAACTCCTTCCATCACCAAAGTATCAAGGATTTAGCGGCTGGCCTAGAAGTCATTGCTTATGATCCGCGCGATAAGATTATTGAAGCAATCACTTCTACTGACGGCAGTCCTTTTCTTGGTGTCCAATGGCACCCAGAGTTCTTGTTCGGCTCCAGAGAAGGAGACTTAGCCCTGTTTGATTATGTTGTCAATATTCTTTAA
- a CDS encoding redox-sensing transcriptional repressor Rex, with amino-acid sequence MKTEKNTTIPRATAKRLSLYYRIFKRFNAEKIEKANSKQIAEAIGIDSATVRRDFSYFGELGRRGFGYDVKKLMNFFADLLNDNAITNVMIVGVGNMGRALLHYRFHERNKMKVVMAFDTDDHPEVGSTTSDGIPIYGISQIKEKIQSGNVQTAILTVPSVKAQEVASILVQAGVKGILCFSPINLSLPKDVVVQYVDLTSELQTLLYFMRKNEH; translated from the coding sequence GTGAAAACTGAAAAAAATACTACAATTCCTCGAGCAACCGCTAAGAGACTGTCGCTCTACTATCGTATTTTTAAACGGTTTAATGCTGAGAAGATTGAGAAAGCCAACTCCAAGCAAATCGCTGAAGCTATTGGCATTGACTCTGCTACCGTCAGACGAGATTTTTCTTATTTCGGTGAACTTGGCCGTAGAGGATTTGGCTATGATGTCAAGAAATTGATGAACTTTTTTGCTGACCTCTTGAATGACAATGCTATCACCAATGTCATGATTGTTGGTGTCGGTAACATGGGGCGGGCTCTTCTGCACTATCGTTTTCATGAGCGCAATAAAATGAAGGTTGTAATGGCTTTCGACACAGATGACCATCCAGAAGTTGGCAGCACAACCAGCGATGGGATTCCTATCTATGGAATTTCCCAAATCAAAGAAAAAATACAGTCAGGAAATGTGCAAACTGCCATCCTAACTGTACCTAGCGTAAAAGCCCAAGAAGTTGCATCTATCTTAGTCCAAGCAGGTGTTAAAGGTATTCTCTGCTTCTCGCCAATAAATCTATCCCTACCTAAGGACGTGGTCGTTCAGTACGTTGACCTGACTAGCGAACTGCAGACTCTGCTCTACTTCATGAGAAAAAATGAACATTAA
- a CDS encoding DUF4649 family protein, protein MVELTYLDSYKVKRTLTYEDFDEFLLAFSGCVTVPDSLKVLSVTYKGHQLPFTGLIGDLYRQMYQLDLSPYQD, encoded by the coding sequence ATGGTTGAACTGACCTATTTGGACTCATATAAGGTAAAACGAACACTAACCTATGAAGACTTTGACGAATTTCTTCTAGCCTTCTCTGGCTGCGTCACGGTTCCTGACTCGCTCAAGGTGCTTTCTGTTACTTATAAGGGACACCAGCTGCCTTTTACAGGGCTAATTGGGGACTTGTACCGCCAGATGTACCAGCTAGACCTGAGTCCCTACCAGGACTAG
- a CDS encoding cysteine desulfurase gives MAFQTSVSLANCEYTYSLHPNVKKFTLRDNTFAESKVGNYELSRLLESVPNSGNGFLLKIIVNKDLNGFKINITDKSGLRLVNIFKSEDHHIIQQKFYFLMDSLVERNIFEKTPQKARFS, from the coding sequence ATGGCCTTTCAAACATCTGTTAGCTTAGCAAACTGTGAATATACCTATTCGCTTCACCCAAATGTCAAGAAATTTACCCTGCGCGACAATACTTTCGCGGAAAGCAAGGTTGGCAACTATGAACTCTCTCGTCTGCTGGAATCTGTTCCCAACAGCGGAAATGGTTTTCTGCTGAAAATCATCGTCAATAAAGATTTGAATGGTTTTAAAATTAACATCACTGACAAATCAGGCCTGCGCTTGGTCAATATTTTCAAATCAGAAGATCATCACATTATCCAACAAAAATTTTATTTCTTGATGGACAGCTTGGTTGAAAGAAATATTTTTGAAAAGACACCACAAAAAGCAAGATTCTCGTAA
- a CDS encoding cysteine desulfurase: MMQLSASKKEDQSAHSLPIKRNKVIGVIYLDNAATTALSPAAIQAMTKTMTVFGNPSSTHSHGREASKLLRQAREDIAQALHTQSNKILFTSGGTESNNTAIKGYALRHQNRGKHIVTTAIEHHAVLEVVEYLVDKFGFEATFVQPVDGQIRAEDIKKALRPDTILVSVMAVNNETGAMLPIKEIGELLQEHPAAFHVDAVQAIGKLPIYPEELGIDFLSASAHKFHGPKGVGFLYAEKMDFDNFMHGGDQEEKHRAGTENLISITGMAAALSESMEHLEKNLEHAQDLKNSLLADLSDIDFYLNESQPSLPYVINLGFPNQKNDLLLLQMDLNGFSISTGSACTAGAIQPSHVLQAMYGKDSNRLYESVRISTSDQTTLQEIQSFTKKLKEILGG; the protein is encoded by the coding sequence GTGATGCAATTGTCCGCATCCAAGAAAGAAGACCAGTCAGCCCACTCTTTGCCTATCAAAAGAAATAAGGTAATCGGAGTGATTTATTTAGATAATGCCGCCACAACTGCTTTATCGCCCGCTGCAATCCAAGCAATGACCAAGACTATGACCGTCTTTGGAAATCCTTCCAGTACGCACAGCCATGGTAGAGAAGCTAGTAAACTGCTCAGACAGGCGCGTGAAGATATTGCTCAAGCCCTGCATACTCAAAGCAATAAGATTCTTTTTACTTCAGGCGGCACTGAAAGCAATAATACTGCTATCAAAGGCTATGCCCTTCGTCACCAGAACCGAGGGAAGCATATTGTCACCACCGCTATTGAGCACCATGCTGTCTTAGAAGTGGTGGAGTACTTAGTAGATAAATTCGGCTTCGAAGCTACTTTTGTTCAGCCGGTGGATGGTCAGATTCGAGCGGAGGATATTAAGAAGGCTCTTAGACCTGATACTATTCTTGTATCTGTCATGGCAGTTAATAACGAAACAGGCGCCATGCTTCCCATTAAAGAAATTGGTGAATTACTGCAAGAACATCCTGCTGCTTTTCATGTTGATGCTGTCCAAGCAATTGGTAAACTTCCCATCTACCCTGAAGAGCTAGGGATTGACTTCCTCTCTGCCTCAGCTCATAAGTTTCATGGTCCCAAAGGCGTTGGCTTCCTTTATGCCGAGAAGATGGATTTTGACAATTTCATGCACGGTGGTGATCAGGAAGAAAAACACCGGGCCGGAACAGAAAATCTAATCTCTATCACAGGCATGGCGGCGGCTCTGTCAGAGAGCATGGAACATCTAGAGAAAAATTTAGAGCATGCACAAGACTTAAAAAACAGCTTACTTGCTGACTTATCGGACATTGACTTTTACTTAAATGAAAGTCAGCCAAGCTTGCCTTATGTCATCAATTTGGGATTTCCCAATCAAAAAAATGACCTGCTTCTGCTTCAAATGGATTTAAATGGATTTTCCATTTCAACAGGATCAGCCTGCACAGCCGGAGCTATACAACCCAGTCATGTCTTGCAGGCTATGTATGGCAAGGATTCCAATCGCTTGTATGAGTCCGTTCGTATCAGCACTTCGGACCAAACGACTTTGCAAGAGATTCAATCATTTACAAAGAAATTAAAAGAAATTTTAGGAGGATAA
- a CDS encoding ribose-phosphate diphosphokinase produces the protein MSDKKNMKLFSLNSNHSIAEKIAEAAGVPLGKLSSRQFSDGEIQINIEESVRGYDIYIIQSTSFPVNNHLMELLIMVDACKRASANTVNVVMPYFGYARQDRTAAPREPITAKLVANMLVGAGVDRVISLDLHAVQVQGFFDIPVDNLFTIPLFAKHYCNKRLTGEDVVVVSPKNSGVKRARNLAEYLDSPIAIIDYGEDEAGRSEGYIIGDVEGKKAILVDDILNTGRTFSEAAKIVSREGAVEIYAVSSHGLFADKAAELLDNSSIREILVTDSVDTKEKTPKNLHYITASELIGDAIVRIQERRPVSPLFAYQKK, from the coding sequence ATGTCAGATAAAAAAAATATGAAGCTTTTTTCCCTCAACTCCAATCATTCCATAGCTGAAAAAATCGCTGAGGCTGCTGGGGTTCCTTTGGGTAAACTTTCCTCCCGCCAATTCTCGGATGGCGAGATTCAGATTAACATCGAAGAAAGTGTCCGTGGCTATGATATTTATATCATTCAGTCCACTAGCTTCCCTGTCAATAATCATTTGATGGAACTCTTGATTATGGTGGATGCCTGCAAGCGTGCCAGTGCTAATACAGTCAATGTTGTTATGCCTTATTTTGGTTACGCCCGTCAGGATCGGACAGCTGCTCCACGCGAGCCAATCACAGCTAAGCTGGTTGCCAACATGCTGGTCGGTGCTGGAGTAGATCGCGTGATTTCTCTGGATCTTCATGCGGTGCAGGTACAAGGTTTCTTTGATATCCCAGTCGACAACCTTTTCACTATTCCACTCTTTGCCAAACACTACTGCAATAAGAGACTAACTGGCGAAGATGTCGTTGTCGTCAGTCCTAAAAACTCTGGCGTCAAACGCGCTCGCAATCTTGCTGAGTATTTAGATTCTCCGATTGCAATTATTGATTATGGCGAAGACGAGGCAGGTCGCTCAGAGGGCTATATCATCGGTGATGTCGAAGGCAAGAAAGCAATTCTAGTTGACGATATTTTAAATACTGGCCGGACTTTCTCTGAAGCAGCTAAAATTGTCAGCCGCGAAGGAGCAGTCGAAATTTATGCCGTATCCAGTCATGGACTCTTTGCAGATAAAGCTGCAGAATTACTGGATAATTCTTCTATCAGGGAAATTCTTGTGACCGACTCTGTTGATACCAAAGAAAAAACACCTAAGAATCTCCACTACATTACAGCAAGTGAACTGATTGGTGATGCAATTGTCCGCATCCAAGAAAGAAGACCAGTCAGCCCACTCTTTGCCTATCAAAAGAAATAA
- a CDS encoding CYTH domain-containing protein, which produces MKMNHLEIEFKTMLTKEEHDRLLQLFADITPVSQTNYYIESDQQSIRHARMAFRVRTFNHREAELTLKIPQEVGALELNQNLTSEETENILQYNTFPAGEILDTLIQKGLPIQDLKVLGSLETIRYEKEDEIGLLALDESHYFGKTDFELEVEVENFEKGKENFLDFLKQHKIDYKPGKSKIARFSENL; this is translated from the coding sequence TTGAAAATGAACCACTTAGAAATTGAATTCAAAACCATGCTGACAAAAGAAGAGCACGACCGTTTGCTCCAGTTGTTTGCAGACATCACTCCCGTTAGCCAGACCAACTACTACATCGAGTCAGATCAGCAGTCTATCCGTCACGCCCGCATGGCTTTTCGAGTACGAACTTTTAACCATCGCGAAGCTGAGCTGACACTCAAGATTCCTCAAGAAGTCGGAGCCTTGGAACTTAATCAGAACCTGACATCAGAAGAAACTGAAAATATTTTACAGTACAATACCTTTCCTGCTGGTGAGATTTTAGATACGCTGATTCAAAAAGGACTTCCCATTCAAGACTTAAAAGTTTTAGGTTCTCTAGAGACTATCCGCTATGAAAAAGAAGACGAAATCGGCCTCCTCGCTCTGGATGAGAGCCATTATTTTGGCAAAACAGACTTCGAACTTGAAGTCGAAGTTGAAAATTTTGAAAAAGGAAAAGAAAATTTCCTTGACTTCCTAAAACAGCACAAGATCGACTACAAGCCTGGCAAGAGCAAAATAGCAAGATTTTCTGAAAACTTGTAA